A genomic segment from Microbacterium sp. SORGH_AS_0428 encodes:
- a CDS encoding helix-turn-helix transcriptional regulator gives MERERALGDYLRARRNVRQPEEVGLERAPGRRVPGLRRDEVAQLAGISAEYYLRLEQGRGARPSDQVLRALAGVLGLDAESRAYLGRLAAGTPPLRAPEDAAVADQIARVLAQWTHTPAYMSDRHRDVVVANPLAAAFGFGGLAAGQNVVINLFNDRMKRTLDQWESMTRAAVATLRRDADPDSPRLKEIIQELSHDEDFVRIWERHDVSGPEDAQISIIVEGLGTLDVEIQNFGVRSLPGYIMTVMAAPPQSLAATVFSRLVERLAATESGTTRASQPLPPPR, from the coding sequence ATGGAACGAGAACGCGCACTGGGCGACTATCTGCGTGCCCGACGCAATGTCCGCCAACCCGAAGAGGTGGGACTGGAGCGCGCCCCGGGTCGGCGCGTGCCGGGTCTTCGTCGCGACGAGGTCGCGCAGCTGGCCGGCATCAGCGCGGAGTACTACCTCCGTCTCGAGCAGGGTCGGGGTGCCCGTCCGTCCGACCAGGTGCTGCGCGCGCTCGCGGGCGTTCTCGGCCTGGATGCGGAGTCCCGCGCCTACCTCGGACGCCTCGCCGCGGGCACGCCCCCCTTGCGGGCCCCGGAGGACGCGGCGGTCGCGGACCAGATCGCGCGCGTGCTGGCGCAGTGGACGCATACGCCCGCGTACATGTCGGATCGGCACCGCGACGTCGTCGTGGCCAATCCGCTCGCCGCGGCGTTCGGCTTCGGCGGATTGGCGGCCGGGCAGAACGTCGTGATCAACCTCTTCAACGACAGGATGAAGCGCACGCTCGATCAGTGGGAGTCGATGACCAGGGCGGCCGTCGCGACCCTCCGACGCGACGCGGATCCGGACTCACCCCGCTTGAAGGAGATCATCCAGGAGCTCTCGCACGACGAGGACTTCGTGCGCATCTGGGAACGTCACGATGTGTCGGGGCCGGAGGACGCGCAGATCTCGATCATCGTCGAAGGGCTCGGCACGCTCGATGTCGAGATCCAGAACTTCGGCGTGCGCTCTCTCCCGGGGTACATCATGACCGTCATGGCGGCGCCGCCGCAGTCGCTGGCAGCCACCGTTTTCTCACGCCTCGTCGAGCGGTTGGCGGCGACGGAAAGTGGTACTACCCGGGCCTCCCAGCCCCTTCCACCCCCTCGGTAG
- a CDS encoding Dyp-type peroxidase, translating into MAENARRADPSAFVPGAVQQFGSPLSTHAVFLVLRVAAGAEALDRVRGVLADLSGTIKAVAFRDPSATLTCTVGIGSEIWPRLVGTPRPSQLRPFVPIVGEAHTAPATAGDLLFHIRADRADICFEFERQLMDALGDAVTTEDETACFRYFDRRDVLGFVDGTANPVGEDIADTVLVGDEEPAHAGGTYVVTQKYLHPLSAWRALPTEAQEAIMGRSKADNIELDDATSGQKAHKTLATIVDDEGVEHDILRDNMPFGRPGAAEFGTYFIGCCRDLWVIQRMLERMFIGDPPGLHDRLLDFSSAVTGSVFFAPRPDVLDGLDDQPQNAPAATAPPPPVADSSLGIGGRS; encoded by the coding sequence ATGGCCGAGAACGCGCGCCGCGCGGATCCCTCCGCATTCGTTCCGGGAGCCGTGCAGCAGTTCGGCTCCCCCTTGTCGACGCACGCTGTCTTCCTGGTGCTGCGCGTGGCCGCCGGGGCGGAGGCGCTCGACCGCGTGCGCGGAGTCCTCGCGGACCTCTCGGGCACGATCAAGGCGGTCGCCTTCCGCGATCCCTCGGCGACGCTCACCTGCACCGTCGGCATCGGGAGCGAGATCTGGCCGCGACTCGTGGGCACACCCCGTCCTTCCCAGCTCCGCCCGTTCGTCCCGATCGTCGGCGAGGCGCACACCGCACCGGCGACAGCAGGCGACCTGCTCTTCCACATCCGCGCCGACCGTGCCGACATCTGCTTCGAGTTCGAGCGGCAGCTCATGGACGCGCTCGGCGACGCGGTCACGACCGAGGACGAGACGGCCTGCTTCCGCTACTTCGACCGACGGGATGTGCTCGGGTTCGTCGACGGCACGGCCAACCCGGTCGGCGAGGACATCGCCGACACCGTGCTCGTCGGTGACGAGGAGCCCGCCCACGCCGGCGGCACCTACGTCGTGACACAGAAGTACCTGCATCCGCTCTCCGCCTGGCGCGCACTGCCGACCGAGGCGCAGGAGGCGATCATGGGCAGATCGAAGGCCGACAACATCGAGCTCGATGATGCGACGAGCGGTCAGAAGGCGCACAAGACGCTGGCCACCATCGTGGACGACGAAGGGGTCGAGCACGACATCCTCCGCGACAACATGCCGTTCGGCCGCCCGGGTGCCGCCGAGTTCGGGACGTACTTCATCGGGTGCTGCCGGGACCTCTGGGTGATCCAGCGGATGCTCGAGCGGATGTTCATCGGCGACCCGCCCGGGCTGCACGACCGGCTGCTCGACTTCTCGTCCGCGGTGACGGGCAGCGTGTTCTTCGCGCCGCGCCCCGACGTGCTGGACGGGCTCGACGACCAGCCGCAGAACGCCCCTGCCGCAACCGCGCCTCCCCCGCCCGTCGCGGACTCCTCGCTCGGCATCGGCGGCCGTTCCTGA
- a CDS encoding family 1 encapsulin nanocompartment shell protein, which produces MDHLYRDLAPITDATWDTLDDEARTRLQPALGARRLVDFVGPLGWQHSATTLGRVGTSFSTPFAGVTGRSRQVLPLAELRADFSLSRSELDDDARGAVDTDLTGLDEAAVALASAENVAVFHGWDAAGFVGIIPSSPHAPLSGAGEPGRLAPLVAEAIATLSGAGVGGPYGLAVDTATWTEISGGSDAGGAVLQRHLERILGGPVAWTPGITGAVVVSMRGGDFILESGQDVSLGYAAHSRDAVELYLIESLTFRVATSEAAIAIR; this is translated from the coding sequence ATGGATCACCTCTATCGCGACCTCGCACCCATCACCGATGCGACCTGGGACACCCTGGACGACGAGGCGCGCACGCGACTGCAGCCCGCCCTCGGCGCCCGGCGCCTGGTCGACTTCGTCGGCCCGCTCGGCTGGCAGCACTCGGCGACGACGCTGGGACGCGTGGGCACGAGCTTCTCGACGCCGTTCGCAGGCGTCACCGGGCGTTCGCGCCAGGTGCTCCCGCTCGCGGAACTGCGGGCGGACTTCTCCCTGTCACGCAGCGAGCTCGACGATGACGCCCGGGGTGCGGTCGACACGGACCTGACTGGCCTGGACGAGGCGGCTGTCGCGCTCGCGAGTGCCGAGAACGTCGCCGTCTTCCACGGATGGGATGCCGCGGGGTTCGTCGGCATCATCCCGTCATCACCGCACGCGCCGCTCAGCGGCGCCGGAGAGCCGGGCCGACTCGCTCCCCTGGTCGCCGAGGCGATCGCCACGTTGTCCGGCGCCGGGGTCGGAGGACCGTACGGCCTCGCCGTCGACACGGCCACGTGGACCGAGATCTCCGGTGGGAGCGACGCGGGAGGCGCCGTGCTGCAGCGTCACCTGGAACGCATCCTCGGCGGACCGGTGGCGTGGACGCCCGGCATCACGGGTGCGGTCGTGGTGAGCATGCGCGGCGGCGACTTCATCCTGGAGTCCGGCCAGGACGTCTCGCTCGGATACGCGGCGCACAGCCGCGACGCGGTCGAGCTGTACCTGATCGAGAGCCTGACCTTCCGCGTCGCGACATCCGAGGCCGCGATCGCGATCCGCTGA
- a CDS encoding helix-turn-helix domain-containing protein, translating into MNLQDVVDELAETIGRSVVINDLAYRPVAASAQGDEIDEVRARALLRRQTAPNERAYLESLRLLQSRRPLTIDLTRFNARERLAIPIWTDDEPVGVLWLITGGMPALTEHDYRAIDAAVAVSRDLLVTHSRTATVSVRTAVMRDLLAADVLARREALTAAVRSYGVERGPGSVVRAVAVGYDTGVVQRAALGRALESLPGVRLTFLGEDGASLLFLGHASDTDATDAAIAAETAAEDVLLRAIGSASLTREDNDLREVADRAIAAAAVAEVLPSLGGRAAAEEIGPWLLISDVIADPSRLARFSPAAHVLLNDADPLRRQTIEAFLDGAGRVREVCDVLHIHRTTLYYRLENMPEPVRDALDDGLSRSTLHLALKLAAYWEHSGRI; encoded by the coding sequence ATGAACCTCCAAGACGTCGTCGACGAGCTGGCGGAGACGATCGGTCGTTCCGTCGTCATCAACGACCTCGCCTATCGTCCGGTGGCGGCCTCCGCGCAGGGCGACGAGATCGACGAGGTCAGGGCTCGAGCCCTTCTTCGCCGTCAGACCGCCCCGAACGAGCGTGCCTATCTGGAGAGCCTGCGGCTGCTGCAGTCGCGACGCCCCCTCACGATCGATCTGACGCGCTTCAACGCCCGTGAGCGGCTCGCCATCCCGATCTGGACCGATGATGAACCGGTGGGAGTCCTGTGGCTCATCACGGGCGGGATGCCTGCCCTCACCGAGCACGACTACCGCGCGATCGACGCCGCCGTCGCGGTCTCGCGCGACCTGCTGGTCACCCACTCGCGCACGGCGACGGTCTCGGTGCGCACCGCCGTCATGCGGGATCTGCTGGCCGCCGACGTGCTCGCCCGCCGCGAGGCCCTCACCGCCGCGGTGCGGTCGTACGGCGTCGAGCGGGGACCGGGCAGCGTCGTGCGCGCGGTCGCCGTCGGCTACGACACCGGCGTGGTGCAGCGCGCCGCGCTCGGGCGGGCACTGGAGAGCCTTCCCGGGGTGCGCCTCACGTTCCTGGGGGAGGACGGCGCCTCGCTGCTGTTTCTGGGACACGCGTCGGACACCGATGCGACGGATGCCGCGATCGCCGCCGAGACGGCCGCGGAGGACGTACTTCTGCGTGCCATCGGCTCCGCCAGCCTCACGCGCGAGGACAACGACCTGCGCGAGGTCGCCGATCGGGCCATCGCCGCCGCGGCGGTCGCCGAAGTCCTCCCGTCGCTGGGCGGGCGGGCGGCCGCGGAGGAGATCGGACCGTGGTTGCTGATCTCCGACGTCATCGCCGATCCGAGCCGGCTCGCCCGGTTCTCACCGGCGGCGCATGTACTGCTGAACGACGCCGATCCACTGCGCCGGCAGACGATCGAAGCGTTCCTCGACGGCGCGGGTCGCGTCCGCGAGGTCTGCGACGTGCTGCACATCCACCGCACCACGCTCTACTACCGGCTCGAGAACATGCCCGAACCGGTGCGCGACGCGCTCGATGACGGCCTGTCGCGCAGCACGCTGCATCTCGCACTGAAACTCGCCGCCTACTGGGAGCACTCGGGAAGGATCTGA
- a CDS encoding TetR/AcrR family transcriptional regulator — protein sequence MPRARSFDEELFLDAVTERFWVHGYRGSALTDLSAATGVANGSLYQAYGSKWALFLVIFRRYCAGRLDFVEAALAPGKDVADTVRAYLAAVRADCAAHPDRRGCLMLNTIAEFGSDEEIARIVAGTMTKMEQRMAEALAEAAGRDRSDEDVVAAAANVVALSQSLIQLWRIGRDERELARMSEQVALAASGVLAA from the coding sequence ATGCCCCGCGCCCGATCTTTCGACGAAGAGCTCTTCCTCGACGCGGTCACCGAACGGTTCTGGGTCCACGGATACCGGGGCTCCGCGCTGACGGATCTGTCGGCCGCCACCGGCGTGGCCAACGGCAGTCTTTACCAGGCGTACGGCAGCAAGTGGGCACTGTTCCTGGTGATCTTCCGGCGTTACTGCGCCGGTCGTCTCGACTTCGTCGAGGCGGCCCTCGCGCCCGGGAAGGATGTGGCCGACACCGTCCGCGCCTACCTCGCCGCCGTGCGCGCCGACTGTGCGGCGCACCCCGACCGACGCGGCTGCCTCATGCTGAACACGATCGCCGAGTTCGGGTCCGACGAAGAGATCGCGCGAATCGTGGCCGGCACGATGACGAAGATGGAGCAGCGCATGGCCGAGGCCCTGGCCGAGGCGGCCGGTCGCGACCGATCCGATGAGGACGTCGTCGCCGCCGCGGCCAACGTCGTCGCGCTGTCGCAGTCGCTCATCCAGCTGTGGCGCATCGGCCGTGACGAGCGAGAGCTCGCCCGCATGAGCGAACAGGTGGCGCTCGCCGCGTCGGGAGTGCTCGCCGCCTGA